From Brienomyrus brachyistius isolate T26 chromosome 21, BBRACH_0.4, whole genome shotgun sequence, the proteins below share one genomic window:
- the zte38 gene encoding zebrafish testis-expressed 38 isoform X3 encodes MMALAVSSITYLRGIFPEDAYRSRYLEDLCIKLLREDSPLPAASKIVRWMMGCFDALEKGYLQIVLIGVYTAPGDPNHIIESYQFKFRYTAKGPQMDILRDENVEKQITVADTKQASMVLIRKLFLLMQNLDILPNDVFLTMKLYYYDDVTPPNYEPPGFREGLCDSLWFEGTAVHFRVGDVQTPFHSMKVQVAVEQGRAESLQKWNCQHETTQSLQMAFCSTGPGGYNEKDHASDDGSADFKKPSKAKRKKKSMSKKLARKKVKMDQTQ; translated from the exons ATGATGGCGCTCGCAGTGTCCTCCATAACCTACCTTCGCGGTATATTTCCGGAGGATGCATACAGGTCTCGCTACCTGGAAG ATTTATGTATTAAACTCCTAAGAGAAGACAGCCCATTGCCCGCTGCTTCGAAAATCGTCAGATG GATGATGGGGTGCTTTGATGCTTTAGAAAAGGGATAT CTCCAGATCGTACTGATTGGG GTGTATACAGCTCCAGGTGACCCAAAT CATATCATTGAGTCATACCAGTTTAAATTCAGATACACAGCAAAAGGACCGCAGATGGATATTCTCAG AGATGAAAATGTTGAGAAGCAGATTACAGTAGCAGACACTAAGCAGGCGTCCATGGTCCTCATCCGGAAGCTGTTTCTTCTCATGCAGAACCTGGACATCCTCCCTAACGATGTCTTTCTTACAATGAAATTGTACTATTATGATGATG TGACTCCCCCGAATTACGAGCCACCTGGGTTCAGGGAAGGTTTGTGTGACAGTCTATGGTTTGAGGGAACGGCAGTCCACTTCAGAGTGGGAGATGTGCAGACTCCCTTCCACAGCATGAAGGTTCAGGTTGCTGTAGAGCAAGGTCGAGCAGAGAGTCTGCAGAAATGGAACTGCCAGCATGAGACAACCCAGAGCTTACAAATGGCTTTCTGTAGTACA GGCCCCGGGGGATATAACGAAAAAGACCACGCCTCTGATGATG GGTCTGCAGACTTCAAGAAACCTAGCAAAGCCAAGAGAAAG AAGAAATCCATGTCCAAGAAGCTTGCTAGGAAGAAAGTGAAAATGGACCAAACACAGTAG
- the prdx1 gene encoding peroxiredoxin-1 isoform X1, with protein sequence MSFDFKISRQSADQVNLKMAAGKAHIGKLAPDFKATAVMPDGQFKEIKLSDYRGKYVVFFFYPLDFTFVCPTEIIAFSDAAEEFKKINCEVIGASVDSHFCHLAWINTPRKQGGLGHMKVPLVADTLRSISQDYGVLKEDEGIAYRGLFIIDDKGILRQITINDLPVGRSVDETLRLVQAFQFTDKHGEVCPAGWKPGSDTIKPDVQKSKDFFSKQ encoded by the exons ATGAGTTTCGATTtcaaaatctcacgccagtcaGCTGACCAAG TCAATCTGAAGATGGCAGCGGGGAAAGCTCACATCGGGAAGCTCGCTCCTGATTTCAAGGCGACAGCGGTGATGCCCGACGGCCAATTCAAAGAAATCAAGCTCTCTGATTATAGAG GAAAGTATGTCGTTTTCTTCTTCTACCcgctggattttacttttgtgtgccCGACCGAGATCATCGCCTTCAGCGATGCCGCAGAGGAGTTTAAGAAAATCAACTGCGAAGTCATTGGTGCTTCCGTGGACTCGCACTTCTGTCATTTAGCATG GATTAACACACCACGCAAACAGGGAGGTCTTGGCCACATGAAGGTCCCACTGGTTGCTGACACCCTGAGATCCATTTCGCAGGACTATGGTGTGCTGAAGGAGGATGAGGGAATCGCCTACAG GGGTCTTTTCATTATTGACGACAAGGGGATCCTGAGGCAGATCACCATCAACGACCTTCCAGTCGGCCGCTCTGTTGACGAGACGCTGCGCCTGGTGCAAGCCTTTCAGTTCACTGACAAGCATGGAGAAG TGTGTCCTGCGGGATGGAAACCAGGAAGTGACACCATTAAGCCCGACGTCCAGAAGAGCAAGGACTTTTTCTCCAAGCAGTAA
- the LOC125716949 gene encoding protein NLRC3-like isoform X2 has protein sequence MAHHSDEEIQLTPAILLLDYLKNLNDDELKEFKWRLSHIRYYKSKSIPEGQVKDLKERTNVVDLMINFYCEDDAPKVMCEILRQMNQNDLAQKLNNDLQKSKQAGGELDRVTGQCARMQMDQHESGAEDVGEKYRNVQTEFKKKLIQKYQCISEGIAKQGKSTFLIDIYTELYVTEAGSRGVNNEHEIRQIETACWKNSSPEYAIKCSDIFKPLPGQSKHIRTVLTKGIAGIGKTVSVKKFVLDWAEGRENQDIEFIFPLPFHDLNRLKDNQYSLIQLINHFFSDIKEIENIKWNKTVFIFDGLDECRFPLNFNDNEIWQDKTKPTTVDMLLTNLIAGNLLSSALIWITSRPAAANQIPSECVQQLTEVRGFNDSQKEQYFIKRFSDQTMSSKIFAYIRSSRTLFIMCHIPIFCWISATVLERLLGEEVSKEIPQTLTQMYSHFLIIQIITNRKYQGNCMTNSKMLSMKDREIILKLGKLSFHALEKGNLIFYEEDLESCGIEVSEATLYSHLCTEIIIEEWGMYQEKAYRFVHLSLQEYLAALYAFYRYTQEKINVLDPDSGAEEQETLSALHKSAIDKALQSQNGHLDLFLRFILGLSLESNQTFLQGLLMLTGNANWTAEDTVKNIKKMIKEDFSPDRIINLFHCLNELNHPSLVKDIQTYLKTRNPTGTKLKAHQCSALAFVLLMSGEVLDDFDLKTYNASDLGLERLLSVVKHCRRAVLDSCGLRGSSYETVSSALQVTNHLRELNLSYNVLGDSGLRHLDTGLRSPNCRLQKLLLSGCHFTGVGCEVLASALGLNPSCLRELDVSYNDVEDHAVVVLCAKLISLSCKLEKLKLSNCCLTELCCGDLALLLRSASSELRELELRDNDLKDSGVKLLCDGLQDANCKLERLVLSGCRVTEEGCGFLSRALRSNPSHLKELDLSYNHPGDSGLRQISAVQEDPSCGLKSLFVDHCEESRDRPRLQKYFCSISLDPLAAHKCLSLSDKDQKVTFGEEAELYPDHYMQVLSRETLSDRSYWEVRISGVVDVGVAYRGIPALGMSDKSWCLNCFGTVLTACHNRKMTSMRAPGSVLQTLGVYLDHQAGTLSFYSVSSDTITHIHSFCVEFTEPLHAGIRLYPGSSTSASLQPP, from the exons ATGGCTCACCATTCTGATGAAGAG ATCCAGCTCACACCTGCCATCCTCCTGCTGGATTATCTAAAGAATCTCAACGATGACGAGCTGAAGGAGTTTAAATGGCGCTTGAGTCATATTCGGTATTATAAGTCAAAGTCCATTCCTGAAGGTCAGGTGAAGGATTTGAAGGAAAGAACGAATGTCGTCGATCTAATGATAAACTTCTACTGTGAAGACGATGCTCCCAAAGTCATGTGTGAAATCCTGCGGCAGATGAATCAGAATGACCTCGCGCAGAAACTGAACAATGACCTGCAAAAGA GTAAACAAGCCGGTGGAGAGCTTGACAGAGTCACTGGCCAATG TGCCAGAATGCAGATGGACCAGCATGAATCGGGCGCCGAGGACGTGG GGGAGAAGTACAGAAATGTCCAAACAGAATTTAAAAAGAAACTCATTCAAAAATATCAATGTATATCTGAGGGAATTGCGAAACAAGGGAAGAGCACCTTCCTCATTGATATCTACACGGAGCTGTACGTCACAGAAGCTGGCAGCAGAGGGGTGAATAATGAACATGAGATCCGGCAGATCGAAACAGCATGCTGGAAAAACAGCAGCCCAGAATATGCCATCAAATGCAGTGACATCTTCAAACCTCTCCCTGGTCAAAGCAAACACATCAGAACTGTTTTGACCAAAGGTATCGCAGGCATTGGAAAAACGGTGTCCGTGAAAAAGTTTGTTCTCGATTGGGCAGAAGGAAGAGAAAACCAAGATATCGAGTTCATATTTCCTCTTCCTTTCCATGACTTAAATCGGTTGAAAGACAATCAGTACAGCCTCATTCAGCTCATTAATCACTTCTTTTCAGATATAAAAGAAATAGAAAACATTAAATGGAACAAGACTGTGTTTATCTTTGATGGCCTGGATGAATGCCGTTTTCCCCTTAATTTCAACGACAATGAGATATGGCAGGACAAAACTAAGCCGACTACAGTGGATATGCTGTTGACCAATCTTATTGCAGGAAATCTCCTTTCCTCCGCTCTCATCTGGATTACCTCCCGGccggcagcagccaatcagatccctTCTGAGTGCGTCCAACAGCTGACGGAGGTACGGGGGTTTAATGATTCGCAGAAGGAACAATACTTCATCAAGAGGTTCAGCGACCAGACCATGAGCAGCAAAATATTTGCATACATCAGGTCATCAAGGACTCtgttcatcatgtgccacataccgatcttctgctggatttcagcgaCTGTCCTTGAGCGACTATTAGGTGAAGAAGTCAGCAAAGAAATACCCCAAACTCTGACCCAAATGTACAGTCACTTCCTTATAATTCAAATAATTACAAACCGTAAATATCAAGGGAACTGTATGACAAATTCAAAAATGTTGTCGATGAAAGATAGAGAAATTATTCTGAAACTTGGTAAGCTTTCCTTCCATGCTCTGGAAAAGGGGAACCTGATATTTTACGAAGAGGATCTGGAATCTTGTGGCATTGAAGTCAGTGAAGCAACTCTGTATTCTCATCTGTGCACAGAAATCATTATAGAGGAGTGGGGGATGTATCAGGAAAAAGCGTACCGCTTTGTACACCTCAGCCttcaggagtatctcgctgctctGTATGCATTTTATCGATACACACAAGAGAAAATAAATGTCCTGGACCCAGACTCTGGAGCAGAAGAACAAGAAACATTGTCTGCTTTACACAAAAGTGCCATAGACAAAGCCTTGCAGAGTCAAAATGGGCATTTGGACCTTTTCCTTCGATTCATTCTAGGTCTCTCCCTAGAATCCAATCAGACTTTCCTTCAAGGTTTGCTGATGTTAACAGGAAATGCAAACTGGACTGCTGAAGATACAGTCAAAAACATCAAGAAGATGATCAAGGAGGATTTTTCTCCTGATAGGATTATcaatctcttccactgtctgaatgaactAAATCACCCTTCTCTAGTGAAGGATATCCAGACTTACTTGAAAACAAGAAACCCTACAGGTACCAAGCTGAAAGCACACCAATGCTCAGCCCTTGCCTTTGTGTTGCTGATGTCCGGGGAGGTGCTGGATGACTTTGACTTGAAGACTTACAATGCTTCAGATTTGGGTCTTGAGAGGCTACTCTCAGTCGTGAAGCATTGTAGGAGGGCCGT GCTTGACAGTTGTGGTCTTAGGGGCTCGTCATATGAAACGGTGTCATCAGCTCTCCAGGTAACTAACCATCTGAGAGAGCTCAACCTGAGCTACAATGTCCTGGGAGATTCAGGACTGAGGCATCTGGATACTGGACTGAGAAGTCCAAACTGCAGATTACAGAAACTTTT GCTGTCGGGCTGTCATTTCACTGGGGTGGGCTGTGAGGTCCTGGCCTCAGCTCTGGGCTTAAACCCCTCAtgcctgagagagctggatgtgAGCTACAATGACGTAGAAGACCATGCTGTGGTAGTGCTTTGTGCCAAATTGATCAGTTTGAGTTGTAAACTTGAGAAGTTGAA GTTGAGtaactgctgcctcacagagcTGTGCTGTGGAGATCTGGCCTTATTGCTACGCTCAGCCAGCTCTGAGCTGAGGGAACTGGAACTGAGAGACAATGATCTCAAAGACTCGGGAGTGAAATTACTTTGTGATGGACTTCAAGATGCCAACTGCAAACTAGAGCGGCTTGT CCTCTCAGGCTGTCGGgtcacagaggaaggctgcggTTTCCTGAGTCGAGCTCTTCGTTCAAATCCCTCGCACTTGaaagagctggatctgagctacaatcaccctgGTGACTCTGGACTGAGACAAATCTCTGCTGTgcaggaggatcccagctgtggGCTGAAGAGCCTCTT TGTTGACCATTGTGAAGAGAGCAGAGACAGGCCAAGACTGCAAAaat ATTTCTGCAGCATAAGTCTGGATCCCCTAGCTGCTCATAAATGCTTGTCCCTGTCAGACAAAGACCAAAAGGTGACATTTGGAGAGGAAGCAGAGCTGTACCCTGACCACTATATGCAAGTGCTGTCCCGTGAGACCCTCTCTGACCGGTCTTACTGGGAGGTCAGGATCAGCGGGGTGGTCGATGTTGGGGTGGCATACAGAGGAATCCCTGCACTGGGGATGAGTGACAAGTCTTGGTGTCTGAATTGCTTCGGTACGGTTCTGACGGCTTGTCACAACAGGAAGATGACCAGCATGCGGGCGCCGGGCTCCGTGTTACAGACACTGGGCGTCTACCTGGACCACCAAGCTGGCACCTTATCCTTCTACAGCGTGTCCTCGGACACCATAACCCACATACACTCATTCTGtgttgaattcactgagccgCTCCATGCGGGGATCCGCTTGTACCCTGGCTCCTCTACCTCTGCATCTTTGCAACCTCCGTGA
- the LOC125716949 gene encoding protein NLRC3-like isoform X1: MAHHSDEEIQLTPAILLLDYLKNLNDDELKEFKWRLSHIRYYKSKSIPEGQVKDLKERTNVVDLMINFYCEDDAPKVMCEILRQMNQNDLAQKLNNDLQKSNRKQAGGELDRVTGQCARMQMDQHESGAEDVGEKYRNVQTEFKKKLIQKYQCISEGIAKQGKSTFLIDIYTELYVTEAGSRGVNNEHEIRQIETACWKNSSPEYAIKCSDIFKPLPGQSKHIRTVLTKGIAGIGKTVSVKKFVLDWAEGRENQDIEFIFPLPFHDLNRLKDNQYSLIQLINHFFSDIKEIENIKWNKTVFIFDGLDECRFPLNFNDNEIWQDKTKPTTVDMLLTNLIAGNLLSSALIWITSRPAAANQIPSECVQQLTEVRGFNDSQKEQYFIKRFSDQTMSSKIFAYIRSSRTLFIMCHIPIFCWISATVLERLLGEEVSKEIPQTLTQMYSHFLIIQIITNRKYQGNCMTNSKMLSMKDREIILKLGKLSFHALEKGNLIFYEEDLESCGIEVSEATLYSHLCTEIIIEEWGMYQEKAYRFVHLSLQEYLAALYAFYRYTQEKINVLDPDSGAEEQETLSALHKSAIDKALQSQNGHLDLFLRFILGLSLESNQTFLQGLLMLTGNANWTAEDTVKNIKKMIKEDFSPDRIINLFHCLNELNHPSLVKDIQTYLKTRNPTGTKLKAHQCSALAFVLLMSGEVLDDFDLKTYNASDLGLERLLSVVKHCRRAVLDSCGLRGSSYETVSSALQVTNHLRELNLSYNVLGDSGLRHLDTGLRSPNCRLQKLLLSGCHFTGVGCEVLASALGLNPSCLRELDVSYNDVEDHAVVVLCAKLISLSCKLEKLKLSNCCLTELCCGDLALLLRSASSELRELELRDNDLKDSGVKLLCDGLQDANCKLERLVLSGCRVTEEGCGFLSRALRSNPSHLKELDLSYNHPGDSGLRQISAVQEDPSCGLKSLFVDHCEESRDRPRLQKYFCSISLDPLAAHKCLSLSDKDQKVTFGEEAELYPDHYMQVLSRETLSDRSYWEVRISGVVDVGVAYRGIPALGMSDKSWCLNCFGTVLTACHNRKMTSMRAPGSVLQTLGVYLDHQAGTLSFYSVSSDTITHIHSFCVEFTEPLHAGIRLYPGSSTSASLQPP; the protein is encoded by the exons ATGGCTCACCATTCTGATGAAGAG ATCCAGCTCACACCTGCCATCCTCCTGCTGGATTATCTAAAGAATCTCAACGATGACGAGCTGAAGGAGTTTAAATGGCGCTTGAGTCATATTCGGTATTATAAGTCAAAGTCCATTCCTGAAGGTCAGGTGAAGGATTTGAAGGAAAGAACGAATGTCGTCGATCTAATGATAAACTTCTACTGTGAAGACGATGCTCCCAAAGTCATGTGTGAAATCCTGCGGCAGATGAATCAGAATGACCTCGCGCAGAAACTGAACAATGACCTGCAAAAGAGTAACC GTAAACAAGCCGGTGGAGAGCTTGACAGAGTCACTGGCCAATG TGCCAGAATGCAGATGGACCAGCATGAATCGGGCGCCGAGGACGTGG GGGAGAAGTACAGAAATGTCCAAACAGAATTTAAAAAGAAACTCATTCAAAAATATCAATGTATATCTGAGGGAATTGCGAAACAAGGGAAGAGCACCTTCCTCATTGATATCTACACGGAGCTGTACGTCACAGAAGCTGGCAGCAGAGGGGTGAATAATGAACATGAGATCCGGCAGATCGAAACAGCATGCTGGAAAAACAGCAGCCCAGAATATGCCATCAAATGCAGTGACATCTTCAAACCTCTCCCTGGTCAAAGCAAACACATCAGAACTGTTTTGACCAAAGGTATCGCAGGCATTGGAAAAACGGTGTCCGTGAAAAAGTTTGTTCTCGATTGGGCAGAAGGAAGAGAAAACCAAGATATCGAGTTCATATTTCCTCTTCCTTTCCATGACTTAAATCGGTTGAAAGACAATCAGTACAGCCTCATTCAGCTCATTAATCACTTCTTTTCAGATATAAAAGAAATAGAAAACATTAAATGGAACAAGACTGTGTTTATCTTTGATGGCCTGGATGAATGCCGTTTTCCCCTTAATTTCAACGACAATGAGATATGGCAGGACAAAACTAAGCCGACTACAGTGGATATGCTGTTGACCAATCTTATTGCAGGAAATCTCCTTTCCTCCGCTCTCATCTGGATTACCTCCCGGccggcagcagccaatcagatccctTCTGAGTGCGTCCAACAGCTGACGGAGGTACGGGGGTTTAATGATTCGCAGAAGGAACAATACTTCATCAAGAGGTTCAGCGACCAGACCATGAGCAGCAAAATATTTGCATACATCAGGTCATCAAGGACTCtgttcatcatgtgccacataccgatcttctgctggatttcagcgaCTGTCCTTGAGCGACTATTAGGTGAAGAAGTCAGCAAAGAAATACCCCAAACTCTGACCCAAATGTACAGTCACTTCCTTATAATTCAAATAATTACAAACCGTAAATATCAAGGGAACTGTATGACAAATTCAAAAATGTTGTCGATGAAAGATAGAGAAATTATTCTGAAACTTGGTAAGCTTTCCTTCCATGCTCTGGAAAAGGGGAACCTGATATTTTACGAAGAGGATCTGGAATCTTGTGGCATTGAAGTCAGTGAAGCAACTCTGTATTCTCATCTGTGCACAGAAATCATTATAGAGGAGTGGGGGATGTATCAGGAAAAAGCGTACCGCTTTGTACACCTCAGCCttcaggagtatctcgctgctctGTATGCATTTTATCGATACACACAAGAGAAAATAAATGTCCTGGACCCAGACTCTGGAGCAGAAGAACAAGAAACATTGTCTGCTTTACACAAAAGTGCCATAGACAAAGCCTTGCAGAGTCAAAATGGGCATTTGGACCTTTTCCTTCGATTCATTCTAGGTCTCTCCCTAGAATCCAATCAGACTTTCCTTCAAGGTTTGCTGATGTTAACAGGAAATGCAAACTGGACTGCTGAAGATACAGTCAAAAACATCAAGAAGATGATCAAGGAGGATTTTTCTCCTGATAGGATTATcaatctcttccactgtctgaatgaactAAATCACCCTTCTCTAGTGAAGGATATCCAGACTTACTTGAAAACAAGAAACCCTACAGGTACCAAGCTGAAAGCACACCAATGCTCAGCCCTTGCCTTTGTGTTGCTGATGTCCGGGGAGGTGCTGGATGACTTTGACTTGAAGACTTACAATGCTTCAGATTTGGGTCTTGAGAGGCTACTCTCAGTCGTGAAGCATTGTAGGAGGGCCGT GCTTGACAGTTGTGGTCTTAGGGGCTCGTCATATGAAACGGTGTCATCAGCTCTCCAGGTAACTAACCATCTGAGAGAGCTCAACCTGAGCTACAATGTCCTGGGAGATTCAGGACTGAGGCATCTGGATACTGGACTGAGAAGTCCAAACTGCAGATTACAGAAACTTTT GCTGTCGGGCTGTCATTTCACTGGGGTGGGCTGTGAGGTCCTGGCCTCAGCTCTGGGCTTAAACCCCTCAtgcctgagagagctggatgtgAGCTACAATGACGTAGAAGACCATGCTGTGGTAGTGCTTTGTGCCAAATTGATCAGTTTGAGTTGTAAACTTGAGAAGTTGAA GTTGAGtaactgctgcctcacagagcTGTGCTGTGGAGATCTGGCCTTATTGCTACGCTCAGCCAGCTCTGAGCTGAGGGAACTGGAACTGAGAGACAATGATCTCAAAGACTCGGGAGTGAAATTACTTTGTGATGGACTTCAAGATGCCAACTGCAAACTAGAGCGGCTTGT CCTCTCAGGCTGTCGGgtcacagaggaaggctgcggTTTCCTGAGTCGAGCTCTTCGTTCAAATCCCTCGCACTTGaaagagctggatctgagctacaatcaccctgGTGACTCTGGACTGAGACAAATCTCTGCTGTgcaggaggatcccagctgtggGCTGAAGAGCCTCTT TGTTGACCATTGTGAAGAGAGCAGAGACAGGCCAAGACTGCAAAaat ATTTCTGCAGCATAAGTCTGGATCCCCTAGCTGCTCATAAATGCTTGTCCCTGTCAGACAAAGACCAAAAGGTGACATTTGGAGAGGAAGCAGAGCTGTACCCTGACCACTATATGCAAGTGCTGTCCCGTGAGACCCTCTCTGACCGGTCTTACTGGGAGGTCAGGATCAGCGGGGTGGTCGATGTTGGGGTGGCATACAGAGGAATCCCTGCACTGGGGATGAGTGACAAGTCTTGGTGTCTGAATTGCTTCGGTACGGTTCTGACGGCTTGTCACAACAGGAAGATGACCAGCATGCGGGCGCCGGGCTCCGTGTTACAGACACTGGGCGTCTACCTGGACCACCAAGCTGGCACCTTATCCTTCTACAGCGTGTCCTCGGACACCATAACCCACATACACTCATTCTGtgttgaattcactgagccgCTCCATGCGGGGATCCGCTTGTACCCTGGCTCCTCTACCTCTGCATCTTTGCAACCTCCGTGA
- the zte38 gene encoding zebrafish testis-expressed 38 isoform X2 — MATAGRLRKSTKPDITVWTGLFSNDLKTQEQSLVFVKRMMALAVSSITYLRGIFPEDAYRSRYLEDLCIKLLREDSPLPAASKIVRWMMGCFDALEKGYLQIVLIGVYTAPGDPNHIIESYQFKFRYTAKGPQMDILRDENVEKQITVADTKQASMVLIRKLFLLMQNLDILPNDVFLTMKLYYYDDVTPPNYEPPGFREGLCDSLWFEGTAVHFRVGDVQTPFHSMKVQVAVEQGRAESLQKWNCQHETTQSLQMAFCSTGPGGYNEKDHASDDGSADFKKPSKAKRKKKSMSKKLARKKVKMDQTQ, encoded by the exons ATGGCAACTGCTGGGAGGTTGCGAAAGTCGACGAAACCGGACATTACTGTG TGGACGGGTTTGTTTAGCAACGATCTCAAGACACAGGAGCAGTCCCTGGTGTTTGTGAAGAGGATGATGGCGCTCGCAGTGTCCTCCATAACCTACCTTCGCGGTATATTTCCGGAGGATGCATACAGGTCTCGCTACCTGGAAG ATTTATGTATTAAACTCCTAAGAGAAGACAGCCCATTGCCCGCTGCTTCGAAAATCGTCAGATG GATGATGGGGTGCTTTGATGCTTTAGAAAAGGGATAT CTCCAGATCGTACTGATTGGG GTGTATACAGCTCCAGGTGACCCAAAT CATATCATTGAGTCATACCAGTTTAAATTCAGATACACAGCAAAAGGACCGCAGATGGATATTCTCAG AGATGAAAATGTTGAGAAGCAGATTACAGTAGCAGACACTAAGCAGGCGTCCATGGTCCTCATCCGGAAGCTGTTTCTTCTCATGCAGAACCTGGACATCCTCCCTAACGATGTCTTTCTTACAATGAAATTGTACTATTATGATGATG TGACTCCCCCGAATTACGAGCCACCTGGGTTCAGGGAAGGTTTGTGTGACAGTCTATGGTTTGAGGGAACGGCAGTCCACTTCAGAGTGGGAGATGTGCAGACTCCCTTCCACAGCATGAAGGTTCAGGTTGCTGTAGAGCAAGGTCGAGCAGAGAGTCTGCAGAAATGGAACTGCCAGCATGAGACAACCCAGAGCTTACAAATGGCTTTCTGTAGTACA GGCCCCGGGGGATATAACGAAAAAGACCACGCCTCTGATGATG GGTCTGCAGACTTCAAGAAACCTAGCAAAGCCAAGAGAAAG AAGAAATCCATGTCCAAGAAGCTTGCTAGGAAGAAAGTGAAAATGGACCAAACACAGTAG
- the zte38 gene encoding zebrafish testis-expressed 38 isoform X1: MATAGRLRKSTKPDITVQWTGLFSNDLKTQEQSLVFVKRMMALAVSSITYLRGIFPEDAYRSRYLEDLCIKLLREDSPLPAASKIVRWMMGCFDALEKGYLQIVLIGVYTAPGDPNHIIESYQFKFRYTAKGPQMDILRDENVEKQITVADTKQASMVLIRKLFLLMQNLDILPNDVFLTMKLYYYDDVTPPNYEPPGFREGLCDSLWFEGTAVHFRVGDVQTPFHSMKVQVAVEQGRAESLQKWNCQHETTQSLQMAFCSTGPGGYNEKDHASDDGSADFKKPSKAKRKKKSMSKKLARKKVKMDQTQ, encoded by the exons ATGGCAACTGCTGGGAGGTTGCGAAAGTCGACGAAACCGGACATTACTGTG CAGTGGACGGGTTTGTTTAGCAACGATCTCAAGACACAGGAGCAGTCCCTGGTGTTTGTGAAGAGGATGATGGCGCTCGCAGTGTCCTCCATAACCTACCTTCGCGGTATATTTCCGGAGGATGCATACAGGTCTCGCTACCTGGAAG ATTTATGTATTAAACTCCTAAGAGAAGACAGCCCATTGCCCGCTGCTTCGAAAATCGTCAGATG GATGATGGGGTGCTTTGATGCTTTAGAAAAGGGATAT CTCCAGATCGTACTGATTGGG GTGTATACAGCTCCAGGTGACCCAAAT CATATCATTGAGTCATACCAGTTTAAATTCAGATACACAGCAAAAGGACCGCAGATGGATATTCTCAG AGATGAAAATGTTGAGAAGCAGATTACAGTAGCAGACACTAAGCAGGCGTCCATGGTCCTCATCCGGAAGCTGTTTCTTCTCATGCAGAACCTGGACATCCTCCCTAACGATGTCTTTCTTACAATGAAATTGTACTATTATGATGATG TGACTCCCCCGAATTACGAGCCACCTGGGTTCAGGGAAGGTTTGTGTGACAGTCTATGGTTTGAGGGAACGGCAGTCCACTTCAGAGTGGGAGATGTGCAGACTCCCTTCCACAGCATGAAGGTTCAGGTTGCTGTAGAGCAAGGTCGAGCAGAGAGTCTGCAGAAATGGAACTGCCAGCATGAGACAACCCAGAGCTTACAAATGGCTTTCTGTAGTACA GGCCCCGGGGGATATAACGAAAAAGACCACGCCTCTGATGATG GGTCTGCAGACTTCAAGAAACCTAGCAAAGCCAAGAGAAAG AAGAAATCCATGTCCAAGAAGCTTGCTAGGAAGAAAGTGAAAATGGACCAAACACAGTAG
- the prdx1 gene encoding peroxiredoxin-1 isoform X2, translating to MAAGKAHIGKLAPDFKATAVMPDGQFKEIKLSDYRGKYVVFFFYPLDFTFVCPTEIIAFSDAAEEFKKINCEVIGASVDSHFCHLAWINTPRKQGGLGHMKVPLVADTLRSISQDYGVLKEDEGIAYRGLFIIDDKGILRQITINDLPVGRSVDETLRLVQAFQFTDKHGEVCPAGWKPGSDTIKPDVQKSKDFFSKQ from the exons ATGGCAGCGGGGAAAGCTCACATCGGGAAGCTCGCTCCTGATTTCAAGGCGACAGCGGTGATGCCCGACGGCCAATTCAAAGAAATCAAGCTCTCTGATTATAGAG GAAAGTATGTCGTTTTCTTCTTCTACCcgctggattttacttttgtgtgccCGACCGAGATCATCGCCTTCAGCGATGCCGCAGAGGAGTTTAAGAAAATCAACTGCGAAGTCATTGGTGCTTCCGTGGACTCGCACTTCTGTCATTTAGCATG GATTAACACACCACGCAAACAGGGAGGTCTTGGCCACATGAAGGTCCCACTGGTTGCTGACACCCTGAGATCCATTTCGCAGGACTATGGTGTGCTGAAGGAGGATGAGGGAATCGCCTACAG GGGTCTTTTCATTATTGACGACAAGGGGATCCTGAGGCAGATCACCATCAACGACCTTCCAGTCGGCCGCTCTGTTGACGAGACGCTGCGCCTGGTGCAAGCCTTTCAGTTCACTGACAAGCATGGAGAAG TGTGTCCTGCGGGATGGAAACCAGGAAGTGACACCATTAAGCCCGACGTCCAGAAGAGCAAGGACTTTTTCTCCAAGCAGTAA